A genomic segment from Salmo trutta chromosome 38, fSalTru1.1, whole genome shotgun sequence encodes:
- the LOC115177957 gene encoding myeloid-associated differentiation marker-like → MPVIVLEASDLTSPLSLVRMWALLSGCLTFSLVASLVTPELNPDTHQPSFRILCMFTWCLFFILTLLIHVINVIQFHSLVPISWKNLTVTVAALAALMTFSASVTFPWAVMGHEGVWPRPIAASLASCLTFLAYATEAYLIRTQTQDQNGYMASVPGLLKMLQLWGGCEMIVLVVEQVRGALVKGAGVGLAAIGWQLWVSGAVYALCLLMSLGTVMVVLGDCAGRCPLPFDRLLASFSLTGVLLYVVATILCFTRVLELQNSGQDFTDRKTGPTLVVMEAVMTSITLLAYTVDLAFSIKLLRDRSHA, encoded by the coding sequence ATGCCTGTAATTGTACTGGAGGCCAGTGATCTAACCAGCCCTCTGTCGCTGGTGCGTATGTGGGCTCTCCTGTCCGGTTGCCTTACCTTCAGCCTGGTAGCCTCCCTGGTTACCCCGGAGCTGAACCCTGACACCCACCAGCCCTCCTTCAGGATCCTCTGCATGTTCACCTGGTGCCTCTTCTTCATCCTCACCCTCCTAATCCACGTGATCAACGTCATCCAGTTCCACAGCCTGGTCCCCATCTCCTGGAAGAACCTGACCGTGACCGTGGCGGCGCTCGCCGCCCTCATGACCTTCAGCGCCTCGGTCACCTTTCCTTGGGCGGTCATGGGTCATGAAGGTGTCTGGCCCCGTCCTATCGCCGCCTCCTTGGCATCGTGTCTCACCTTCCTGGCCTATGCAACCGAGGCCTACCTCATCCGCACCCAGACCCAGGACCAGAACGGCTACATGGCCAGCGTACCCGGCCTGCTCAAGATGCTCCAGCTCTGGGGAGGATGTGAGATGATCGTCTTGGTGGTGGAGCAGGTCCGTGGAGCTTTGGTAAAAGGAGCCGGGGTAGGGTTGGCAGCTATAGGTTGGCAGCTATGGGTGTCTGGGGCGGTGTATGCCCTCTGTCTCCTAATGTCCCTGGGTACAGTAATGGTGGTTCTAGGGGACTGTGCTGGGCGATGCCCTCTGCCCTTTGACCGCCTGCTGGCAAGCTTCAGTCTGACAGGGGTGCTTCTCTATGTGGTCGCCACCATACTGTGTTTTACCAGAGTCCTGGAGCTACAAAACTCCGGCCAAGACTTCACAGACAGGAAAACTGGGCCCACCCTTGTTGTCATGGAAGCGGTGATGACCAGCATTACTCTGTTAGCTTACACAGTGGACCTGGCCTTCTCTATCAAACTGCTGCGGGATAGGAGTCATGCCTGA